Proteins from a genomic interval of Aspergillus flavus chromosome 7, complete sequence:
- a CDS encoding C6 transcription factor: protein MEQEEQSSQPESTPATRPKSRSDHLKRVSRACLHCRQRKSKCDLDSNGNPGVPPCQRCLRDGRECILGSSNRGGRRIRKNKMKNFTPDTTLSGRRESIVESISPTASDNRQSTNTSYPGPVVFVPPNPTTATSISVDDEDTASIGSVPRNPSDAWQCLTGIAKRGDDGPTPETNTDSLRTTHSAFSFGALQNGTVADFQPNSGIKAYRLVQSRSLDPGTVWQLVARYAENFHPYLPLVPRKYFNRSALDSFATNEKHLLTAVLTIASKDLVERPDIHEYCSKYMHELISGIAAGADCDVEAVEALLLLAEWEPQGLRPRIERVGRGEEDRAAWMHVGLALRSGYFLGLDRTSFRGDPSGDTETEARRRLAWTSCYISDRLISVRIGRAFWSRGPGPMTGLVSQDFPSLQPIKDGDEDYARIFQATLDLTQLYGNVHDVLYSGMRTSNQMMLMGDYVKYVDDFRLAILRWKSLWGSLSCSTPIQATLQLSYEYLRLYTNAFAFQAAISQSMVSKLKNDQSQREHLRSTFNDVASMQDARFIYESVDAAKAYLTILVDLVHPEKHLHFMPLRFYLYGIYAAVFLYKARSFGVMPNGEETKVRDLVTRTTDVLKRASAGPDDIGSRYSRLLELLWRPKAATIASPAGTHQSSDFQVQSSTIPHRLPEQSNYMQFSPANDFSWLDLEAVGDYVSGDQLPGANTLAFDSFQNPDPYQTGQDRSQAWQPNWPGDMTNLLF, encoded by the exons ATGgaacaagaagagcaatCCTCTCAGCCGGAAAGCACACCGGCGACGCGGCCGAAATCTCGCTCGGACCATTTGAAGCGCGTATCGAGAGCCTGTTTGCATTGCAGGCAGCGAAAGTCGAAATGCGATTT AGATAGTAACGGCAATCCTGGAGTACCGCCATGCCAGCGGTGTCTCCGAGATGGTCGCGAATGTATTTTGGGGAGTTCAAACCGTGGAGGGCGCCGTATCCGCAAGAACAAAATGAAGAACTTCACCCCGGATACAACTCTTTCAGGCCGACGGGAATCTATTGTCGAATCGATCAGCCCAACAGCTTCAGACAATCGCCAGTCCACAAATACCTCATACCCTGGTCCGGTTGTTTTTGTGCCTCCTAATCCCACAACAGCGACATCCATATCGGtagatgatgaagatacgGCATCTATTGGGTCGGTCCCGCGAAATCCATCTGATGCTTGGCAGTGTCTCACAGGCATTGCCAAAAGAGGTGATGACGGTCCTACCCCTGAGACGAACACTGATTCTCTGCGCACAACCCACAGCGCCTTCTCCTTTGGTGCTCTCCAAAATGGCACTGTAGCCGACTTTCAACCGAACAGTGGGATTAAGGCTTACAGACTAGTGCAATCGCGCTCTTTAGACCCGGGCACAGTATGGCAGTTGGTGGCTCGATACGCCGAAAATTTTCATCCATATCTCCCTTTGGTACCGCGGAAATATTTTAACCGCAGTGCGCTAGATTCCTTCGCTACAAATGAGAAACATCTGCTCACTGCTGTACTTACAATCGCATCGAAGGATTTAGTCGAACGACCGGATATCCATGAATACTGCTCAAAATATATGCACGAATTGATTTCGGGAATAGCTGCTGGTGCCGATTGTGATGTAGAGGCCGTGGAGGCCCTTCTTCTACTTGCCGAATGGGAACCACAGGGTCTTCGTCCGCGTATCGAGCGCGTTGGTCGTGGTGAGGAGGATCGAGCCGCATGGATGCATGTTGGTCTGGCATTGCGGTCAGGTTATTTCCTAGGCTTGGATCGAACCTCCTTCCGAGGTGATCCCTCGGGAGATACGGAGACGGAAGCCCGAAGAAGGCTAGCATGGACCAGCTGCTACATTTCGGATCGGTTAATATCTGTCCGTATCGGACGGGCTTTTTGGTCTCGTGGACCTGGCCCAATGACAGGCCTTGTCAGTCAAGATTTCCCTTCTTTACAACCTAtcaaagatggagatgaggatTACGCGAGAATCTTCCAAGCAACCTTGGATCTAACACAACTTTACGGGAATGTTCATGACGTGCTTTACTCTGGTATGCGGACAAGCAACCAAATGATGCTTATGGGGGACTATGTAAAATACGTGGATGATTTTCGTCTCGCGATTTTGCGGTGGAAGTCACTCTGGGGTTCATTGTCCT GTTCTACGCCCATACAAGCTACCTTACAACTCTCATACGAATATTTAAGGCTGTATACTAATGCTTTCGCGTTCCAGGCTGCAATTTCCCAATCAATGGTGTCGAAGTTAAAGAACGATCAGTCACAAAGGGAACATCTGAGATCAACATTCAATGATGTGGCATCGATGCAGGATGCCAGGTTTATCTATGAATCCGTAGATGCCGCTAAGGCTTACTTGACAATTCTTGTTGACCTTGTGCATCCAGAGAAGCATCTTCACTTTATGCCTCTCAGGTTTTATCTGTACGGAATTTATGCGGCTGTTTTTCTATATAAG GCTCGATCGTTTGGAGTTATGCCAAATGGCGAGGAAACAAAAGTGCGCGATCTTGTCACACGAACAACTGACGTATTGAAACGAGCAAGTGCTGGACCGGATGATATCGGCTCACGTTATTCTCGGCTGCTGGAACTCCTGTGGAGGCCCAAGGCTGCGACAATTGCCTCCCCGGCTGGAACACATCAGAGCAGTGATTTCCAGGTGCAGAGTAGCACTATACCCCATCGCTTGCCTGAGCAAAGTAATTATATGCAATTCAGCCCTGCGAACGATTTCTCGTGGTTGGATCTTGAAGCAGTTGGGGACTACGTCTCGGGAGACCAATTACCCGGAGCGAACACATTGGCGTTCGATTCGTTCCAGAACCCCGATCCGTATCAGACAGGGCAGGACCGTTCCCAAGCCTGGCAGCCAAATTGGCCTGGAGATATGACCAACCTCCTGTTCTAG
- a CDS encoding dehydrogenase with different specificitie (2-dehydro-3-deoxy-D-gluconate 5-dehydrogenase), translating into MSASLFSLSGKTAIVTGGTRGIGQAMAFALAEAGADIVLIQRDESNTSTRDEIISRIGRKAWIHVAELSSRDAIKGVIPALTSQGLKPEILLNCAGIQRRHPSEQFPDEDWDEVIQVNLTSVFTLCREFGAYLLARDASEFPTGRRGSIINVASLLSFQGGITVPAYAASKGGISQLTKALSNEWVSKGINVNAIAPGYIATDMNTALINDSNRNAGIMARIPAGRWGSPDDFKGVIVFLASQASSYVSGEVICVDGGWMGR; encoded by the exons ATGTCGGCTTCACTCTTTTCGCTAAGCGGAAAGACCGCTATTGTTACAGGAGGAACGAGAGGAATTGGACAGGCTATGGCTTTCGCGCTTGCAGAGGCTGGCGCTGATATCGTGCTGATTCAG AGAGACGAATCCAACACTTCCACCCGTGATGAGATCATCAGCCGCATTGGCCGGAAAGCCTGGATCCACGTAGCGGAGTTATCCAGTCGGGATGCAATTAAAGGGGTCATTCCGGCGTTAACTAGCCAAGGCCTGAAACCGGAGATTCTGTTAAACTGCGCTGGAATCCAAAGAAGGCACCCGAGCGAGCAATTCCCAGATGAGGACTGGGATGAG GTGATCCAAGTGAATCTGACATCGGTTTTTACACTATGCCGTGAATTCGGCGCCTACCTGTTGGCGCGAGATGCATCCGAGTTTCCGACTGGTCGTCGCGGATCTATTATCAATGTTGCTTCTCTCCTGTCGTTCCAGGGTGGCATCACTGTCCCTGCCTACGCAGCTTCCAAGGGAGGTATTTCCCAATTGACCAAGGCACTCTCGAATGAGTGGGTCTCCAAGGGCATTAACGTGAACGCTATCGCGCCCGGATACATTGCAACGGATATGAACACGGCTCTGATCAATGATTCGAATCGTAACGCAGGTATAATGGCCAGGATTCCGGCTGGGAGATGGGGCAGCCCCGACGACTTTAAGGGGGTGATCGTGTTCTTGGCTAGCCAGGCAAGCAGCTATGTCTCTGGAGAAGTTATCTGCGTGGACGGAGGTTGGATGGGACGGTAA
- a CDS encoding putative metalloreductase: MDDLRRHIIPRGYGTNATYVYEFSRGLGGVNVPRDVIITRIIYVSVLALAFIVFCGRIAQISHAYLRHITSLNSSKRQQTYWSVEESDTWTNIKKHLLYSPLGRKRHNREIQLSSAINVGTLPSRFQTILILLYLASQVAYCTILDYRVNEKKALVAELRGRSGTLAVLNMVPLFLLAGRNNPLIAILHISFDTYNCLHRWLGRIVVIESVVHTVAWAVNAVDEVSVSDMLKRLCDTPFFTWGLVGTVAMVFLLLHSPSPVRHAFYETFLHLHQLAALLAYVGVWFHLDLDGLPQKPWAIAIAAIWIFDRAARFSRLLYLNISPRKGATKLVVQALPGEACKVTFHLPKHVHINPGSHVYTYIPSVSLWMSHPFSVAWVDPCSSVTNAAEPEKFAKSQTSTGSMSPSLLEKQPVVDLNDYMRESQEPTSVSLIVSARQGMTRKLYNKALIAPNQILHLSGYIEGPYRSHVSNMGSYGTAVLFSAGAGITHHMLYVRDLIIRATEGRVATQKVYLIWSVRSTEHLAWVQEWMDEILRLPGRRDILTIKLFVSKPKSSREIVSPSATVQMFPGRCRPHVVLDEVIPNRVGATIVSVCGPGAFADEVRAAARDNIGKGAVVDFVEEAFTW; encoded by the coding sequence ATGGATGATCTTCGTCGGCACATCATCCCGCGAGGCTATGGGACTAATGCCACGTACGTCTACGAGTTCTCACGAGGGCTAGGTGGTGTCAATGTTCCTCGAGATGTCATTATCACGCGAATTATCTACGTCTCCGTCCTCGCCCTGGCGTTTATTGTCTTCTGCGGTCGGATCGCCCAAATAAGCCATGCTTACCTTCGCCATATCACCTCGTTGAACTCGAGCAAAAGGCAGCAGACATACTGGAGTGTCGAAGAATCCGACACATGGACAAACATCAAGAAACATCTGCTATATTCGCCCCTCGGTAGAAAAAGGCACAATCGAGAAATACAACTTTCTTCCGCCATAAACGTGGGTACCTTGCCGTCCAGGTTCCAAACGATCCTGATCCTATTGTATCTTGCAAGTCAAGTCGCTTATTGCACTATACTCGACTATCGCgtgaatgagaaaaaggCCCTTGTTGCTGAGCTTCGTGGACGATCGGGAACGTTGGCTGTTTTGAATATGGTCccgcttttccttcttgcaGGTCGTAACAACCCACTGATCGCAATCCTGCACATAAGTTTCGACACATACAATTGTCTTCACCGATGGCTAGGCCGCATTGTTGTGATTGAAAGTGTGGTGCATACAGTAGCGTGGGCAGTCAATGCAGTCGATGAGGTAAGCGTCTCAGACATGCTAAAGCGCCTATGCGATACGCCTTTCTTCACTTGGGGCTTGGTTGGAACTGTTGCAATGGTCTTCCTCTTGCTTCACTCACCTTCACCGGTTCGGCATGCTTTTTATGAAACCTTCCTGCATCTCCACCAGCTTGCTGCCTTGTTGGCTTATGTTGGTGTGTGGTTTCACCTGGATCTCGATGGCCTACCTCAGAAACCATGGGCCATCGCAATTGCTGCCATCTGGATTTTCGATCGGGCAGCTAGATTTTCCAGGCTGTTGTACCTTAACATCTCGCCCAGGAAAGGGGCCACCAAACTTGTTGTCCAGGCTCTCCCTGGTGAGGCCTGCAAGGTGACGTTTCACTTGCCCAAGCACGTTCACATCAACCCCGGGAGTCACGTGTATACTTACATCCCAAGCGTCTCCCTATGGATGTCCCATCCGTTCTCGGTTGCTTGGGTTGACCCCTGCAGCTCTGTAACAAATGCAGCAGAACCGGAAAAGTTCGCCAAAAGCCAAACATCTACCGGAAGCATGAGTCCATCACTGCTTGAGAAACAACCCGTGGTTGATTTGAACGACTACATGAGAGAAAGTCAAGAACCAACATCCGTCTCTCTTATCGTGAGTGCGCGTCAAGGTATGACGAGAAAGCTATACAACAAAGCCCTAATTGCGCCCAATCAAATACTACACCTCTCAGGATACATCGAAGGACCGTACAGATCGCACGTCTCCAACATGGGCAGCTATGGTACCGCCGTACTCTTCTCTGCTGGTGCAGGCATCACCCACCATATGCTGTACGTCCGCGACCTGATCATCCGCGCAACCGAAGGCCGTGTAGCCACGCAAAAAGTCTACCTCATCTGGTCCGTGCGTAGCACAGAGCATCTCGCCTGGGTACAAGAGTGGATGGATGAAATCCTCCGCCTCCCCGGCCGCCGTGACATCTTGACAATTAAGCTCTTCGTTTCGAAACCAAAGAGCAGCCGTGAGATAGTTTCACCCAGCGCCACTGTCCAAATGTTCCCGGGTCGGTGTCGCCCTCATGTCGTTCTGGATGAGGTCATTCCCAACCGCGTCGGAGCCACCATCGTTTCCGTTTGTGGACCGGGCGCATTCGCAGACGAGGTTCGTGCTGCTGCCCGAGATAACATCGGCAAGGGCGCGGTCGTGGATTTCGTCGAGGAGGCATTCACATGGTAA
- a CDS encoding putative ABC transporter (multidrug resistance protein CDR1), with the protein MSLLGTINPNLNPARAVGAQGDAEGAAPVSGGEPMPIFEGNDSARTSDTALDKLGKDESKYDEQIAEAEVTRLAQQLTRQSTRFSVSQNAENPFLETKEDSTLNPLGPNFKAKNWMKNLLALTSRDPERHPRREAGVSFRNLSVHGYGSPTDYQKDVFNMVLQVGALFRAVTGTGKQKIQILRDFDGLVKSGEMLVVLGRPGSGCSTFLKTLAGEMNGIYMDDKSDLNYQGIPAKQMRRQFRGEAIYNAETDVHFPQLSVGDTLKFAALTRCPRNRFPGVSREQYATHMRDVVMAMLGLTHTINTRVGNDFVRGVSGGERKRVSIAEATLSGSPLQCWDNSTRGLDSANALEFCKTLNLMTKYAGATVAVAIYQASQSAYDVFDKVTVLYEGRQIYFGRTDEAKEFFTTMGFECPERQTTADFLTSLTSPSERIVKKGYEGKVPRTPDEFAAAWKNSEAYAKLIREIEEYNREFPLGGESVQKFVESRRAMQAKNQRVGSPYTVSIYEQVRLCMIRGFQRLKGDSSLTMSQLIGNFIMALIIGSVFYNLQHDTSSFYSRGALLFFAVLLNAFSSALEILTLYAQRPIVEKQARYAMYHPFAEAIASMLCDMPYKITNAIIFNITLYFMTNLRREPGPFFVFLLFTFVTTMTMSMLFRTIAASSRTLSQALVPAAILILGLVIYTGFTIPTRNMLGWSRWMNYLDPIAYGFESLMVNEFHNTKWKCSSAELIPNYEGASLANKICSTVGAVAGSEYVYGDDYLEQSFQYYESHKWRNLGIMFAFMVFFLATYLTATEYISEAKSKGEVLLFRRGHYSRGAADVETHNEVSATEKTNESSDGAGAAIQRQEAIFHWQDVCYDIKIKGEPRRILDHVDGWVKPGTCTALMGVSGAGKTTLLDVLATRVTMGVVTGEMLVDGRLRDQSFQRKTGYVQQQDLHLHTTTVREALRFSAILRQPAHVSRQEKLDYVEEVIKLLGMEAYADAVVGVPGEGLNVEQRKRLTIGVELAAKPQLLLFLDEPTSGLDSQTSWSILDLIDTLTKHGQAILCTIHQPSAMLFQRFDRLLFLAKGGKTVYFGEIGERSSTLASYFERNGAPKLPVEANPAEWMLEVIGAAPGSHSDIDWPAVWRESPEREAVRNHLAELKSTLSQKSVDSSHRDESSFKEFAAPFSVQLYECLVRVFSQYWRTPVYIYSKAVLCILTSLYIGFSFFHAENSRQGLQNQMFSIFMLMTIFGNLVQQIMPNFVTQRALYEARERPSKAYSWKAFMTANILVELPWNALMSVIIFVCWYYPIGLYRNAEPTDSVHERGALMWLLILSFLLFTSTFAHMMIAGIELAETGGNLANLLFSLCLIFCGVLATPETLPGFWIFMYRVSPFTYLVSGMLATGVGRTTAVCEKVEFLHLTPPANTTCYDYMSDYIGSFGGYLENDNATDSCSFCQISSTDTFLSAVSSYYEDRWRNFGIMWAFIVFNIAAAVFIYWLARVPKGSRSKN; encoded by the exons ATGTCTCTTCTGGGGACAATAAACCCTAATCTCAACCCCGCCCGAGCAGTCGGCGCTCAAGGTGATGCCGAGGGCGCAGCTCCTGTGAGCGGAGGGGAGCCAATGCCTATCTTCGAGGGAAACGACAGCGCAAGAACGTCTGATACCGCCTTGGACAAACTAGGCAAAGATGAATCCAAATACGATGAGCAGATCGCAGAAGCAGAGGTCACCCGCCTGGCACAGCAACTGACCCGCCAATCGACGAGGTTCTCCGTCAGCCAGAATGCGGAGAACCCATTCCTGGAAACCAAGGAGGATTCCACTCTAAACCCTCTCGGCCCTAACTTCAAGGCAAAGAACTGGATGAAGAACTTGTTAGCCCTTACATCTCGTGATCCGGAAAGACACCCCAGACGTGAAGCCGGTGTCTCGTTCCGCAACCTTAGTGTTCACGGTTATGGAAGCCCGACGGATTACCAGAAGGATGTGTTCAATATGGTCCTTCAAGTCGGTGCCCTGTTCCGTGCGGTCACTGGCACCGGTAAGCAGAAGATTCAGATTCTGCGCGACTTTGACGGCCTCGTGAAGAGCGGTGAGATGCTTGTCGTGCTGGGACGACCTGGAAG TGGATGCTCCACCTTTTTGAAAACACTCGCTGGTGAGATGAACGGTATCTATATGGACGATAAATCCGACTTGAACTACCAGGGTATTCCCGCCAAACAAATGCGGAGACAATTCCGTGGTGAAGCTATCTATAACGCCGAAACCGATGTTCACTTTCCTCAGCTGTCGGTTGGTGACACCCTAAAGTTTGCTGCACTTACTCGTTGTCCACGGAATCGATTCCCCGGTGTCTCTCGAGAGCAATACGCCACCCATATGCGCGATGTTGTGATGGCCATGCTTGGTCTCACGCATACCATTAACACAAGAGTTGGTAATGACTTTGTCCGCGGTGTCAGTGGTGGTGAACGGAAGCGTGTCAGTATTGCAGAGGCAACTCTCAGCGGCAGTCCTCTCCAGTGTTGGGATAACAGTACCCGTGGTCTGGATAGTGCAAACGCCTTGGAGTTCTGCAAGACCCTGAATCTGATGACAAAATATGCTGGTGCCACAGTCGCTGTGGCCATCTACCAGGCTTCTCAGAGTGCTTACGATGTTTTTGACAAGGTGACTGTATTGTATGAAGGCAGACAGATCTACTTTGGTCGCACAGATGAAGCAAAGGAGTTCTTCACCACCATGGGATTCGAGTGTCCAGAGCGTCAAACGACTGCCGATTTCCTTACCTCCCTTACTAGTCCATCTGAGCGTATTGTGAAGAAGGGCTACGAGGGCAAGGTTCCACGAACACCCGATGAATTCGCTGCTGCCTGGAAGAACAGCGAGGCATACGCGAAATTGATAAGGGAAATCGAAGAATACAACCGGGAATTCCCCTTGGGTGGTGAATCCGTTCAGAAATTCGTCGAGTCCCGCAGAGCAATGCAGGCGAAGAACCA GCGCGTGGGGTCTCCGTATACAGTCTCCATCTACGAACAGGTCAGACTCTGCATGATCCGCGGATTTCAACGTCTGAAGGGTGATTCCAGTTTGACCATGAGTCAATTGATTGGAAATTTCATTATGGCCTTGATCATTGGAAGTGTCTTCTACAATTTGCAGCATGATACGTCAAGTTTCTATTCTCGTGGCGCCTTACTTTTCTTTGCCGTGTTGCTTAACGCATTTTCCAGTGCGCTCGAG ATTTTGACTCTATACGCTCAACGTCCCATTGTCGAAAAACAGGCCCGTTACGCAATGTATCATCCGTTCGCTGAAGCCATCGCGTCTATGCTTTGTGACATGCCCTACAAGATCACGAATGcaataatatttaatattaccCTTTATTTCATGACGAATCTTCGCCGTGAGCCAGGTCCATTCTTCGTGTTCCTTCTGTTTACTTTTGTGACTACTATGACCATGTCCATGCTTTTCCGTACGATAGCCGCTTCGTCCAGAACCCTCTCTCAAGCTTTGGTGCCTGCCGCCATCCTTATTCTGGGTTTGGTTATCTATACCGGTTTCACCATCCCCACTCGGAACATGCTTGGCTGGTCGCGATGGATGAACTACCTTGATCCGATTGCCTATGGATTCGAAAGTTTGATGGTCAATGAATTTCACAACACCAAATGGAAATGCTCCTCCGCAGAGCTTATTCCAAATTATGAAGGTGCTTCTCTGGCGAATAAGATTTGCTCTACAGTCGGTGCTGTTGCTGGTTCTGAATATGTTTATGGCGACGACTACCTTGAGCAGAGTTTCCAATACTACGAGAGCCACAAGTGGAGGAATCTGGGTATCATGTTTGCCTTCATGGTGTTTTTCTTGGCCACCTATTTGACTGCCACTGAGTACATTTCGGAGGCTAAGTCCAAGGGTGAAGTTCTACTCTTCCGCCGTGGTCACTATTCTCGTGGTGCGGCTGATGTCGAGACCCACAACGAAGTATCTGCCACCGAGAAGACGAACGAATCCAGTGACGGCGCAGGCGCTGCGATTCAGAGGCAAGAGGCCATTTTCCACTGGCAGGATGTGTGCTACGACATTAAGATCAAGGGCGAGCCTCGGCGCATTCTCGATCATGTCGATGGCTGGGTCAAGCCTGGTACTTGTACCGCTCTCATG GGTGTGTCTGGTGCTGGTAAAACAACACTCCTGGATGTACTTGCTACTCGTGTGACAATGGGTGTGGTAACTGGTGAGATGCTGGTCGATGGCCGCCTACGCGACCAATCCTTCCAGCGAAAGACGGGTTATGTTCAGCAACAAGATCTTCACCTTCACACTACCACTGTGCGTGAGGCCTTGAGATTCAGTGCTATCCTTCGCCAGCCTGCACATGTTAGCCGTCAGGAGAAGCTCGATTATGTCGAAGAGGTGATTAAGCTACTTGGGATGGAAGCGTACGCAGATGCGGTCGTTGGTGTTCCTGGTGAAG GTCTGAATGTTGAACAGCGGAAACGTCTAACCATTGGTGTTGAATTGGCTGCCAAGCCCCAGCTGCTTCTGTTCCTCGACGAGCCCACGTCCGGTCTGGACAGTCAAACTTCCTGGTCTATTCTTGATCTTATCGATACCCTGACTAAGCATGGTCAAGCCATTCTTTGCACTATCCATCAGCCTTCCGCCATGCTTTTCCAGCGCTTTGACCGTCTGCTCTTCCTGGCCAAAGGTGGTAAGACCGTGTACTTCGGTGAAATTGGAGAGAGATCATCAACTCTCGCGAGCTATTTCGAACGAAACGGTGCCCCGAAACTTCCCGTTGAGGCGAACCCCGCTGAATGGATGCTCGAAGTCATTGGTGCCGCTCCCGGATCCCACAGTGATATTGACTGGCCTGCCGTGTGGCGTGAGAGCCCTGAGCGCGAAGCTGTCCGCAACCACCTTGCAGAGCTGAAATCCACACTTTCGCAGAAGTCAGTTGACTCTTCTCACAGAGATGAGAGCAGCTTCAAGGAATTCGCCGCACCCTTCAGTGTTCAGCTGTACGAGTGTCTGGTCCGCGTGTTCTCCCAATATTGGCGGACACCAGTCTACATCTACTCTAAGGCAGTTCTCTGTATTCTCACGTCTCTCTACATCggtttctccttcttccatGCAGAAAACAGCAGACAGGGTCTCCAAAACCAGATGTTCAGTATCTTTATGTTGATGACTATCTTCGGTAACCTCGTCCAACAAATTATGCCCAACTTCGTCACCCAACGTGCCCTCTACGAGGCTCGTGAAAGACCTTCCAAGGCATACTCCTGGAAAGCATTCATGACAGCCAATATCCTGGTCGAGCTCCCCTGGAATGCACTTATGAGtgtcatcatcttcgtctgcTGGTACTACCCCATCGGTCTCTACCGCAATGCTGAACCCACCGACAGTGTCCATGAGCGTGGAGCCCTTATGTGGCTTCttatcctctccttccttctaTTCACCTCCACCTTCGCGCATATGATGATCGCTGGTATTGAGCTCGCCGAGACAGGTGGTAACCTTGCAaacttgctcttctctctGTGTCTGATTTTCTGTGGTGTCCTCGCCACCCCCGAAACCCTCCCCggcttctggatcttcatgtACCGCGTTTCCCCATTTACATACCTAGTATCAGGAATGCTCGCAACAGGTGTCGGTCGCACCACCGCCGTCTGCGAAAAGGTCGAATTCCTGCACCTCACCCCGCCAGCCAACACCACTTGCTACGACTACATGAGCGATTACATCGGATCCTTTGGCGGCTACTTGGAAAACGACAATGCCACCGACTCCTGCTCCTTCTGCCAAATTTCGAGCACGGACACCTTCTTGTCTGCGGTTAGCAGTTACTACGAAGACCGGTGGCGCAACTTCGGTATCATGTGGGccttcatcgtcttcaacatCGCCGCCGCGGTGTTCATTTACTGGCTTGCTCGTGTGCCCAAGGGCTCGAGGTCTAAGAACTAA
- a CDS encoding UBX domain protein — MSSSELDISQLSDSERSALDTYIAVTGQEPSEAIPLLRRSQWNVQIKSKIAISKFFDGEGPDPVEEARAALNTPPPRPNRQTQNLMTDDLTANFSSAVRAADPAPRVETQPEGQPVYRPPLLLALLFTPINLLYRLLYSSFRLFGALFPFLPRFFNTTASSALHGTRLNTNGRRPLGPKDTAARFIREFEEEYGTNTLPFLENGYNMALEKAHRDLKFLLVVLLAPEHDDTNGWVRDTLLSREVIDFVNDPQNNIIVWGGNVQDSEAYQVANSLRCTKFPFAAAIVHTPNVSSTAMSVVSRISGTTSPSEFIEKLRTAISQHKEPLERIGAARAEQQASRSLREQQDSAYERSLAIDRERARQRREAEAARQREEQEAAERQAAEEKRLHDLEQWKRWRVQAIPDEPSADVKDAVRVSIRLPSGERVIRKFAPEADLEELYAYVECYDILQESHEKPTDVEKPDGFEHQYGFRLVSPMPRAVYEVSAGGTIREKIGRGGNLLVEPIDDESDEEEEEES; from the exons ATGTCCTCCTCGGAGCTTGATATTTCCCAGCTCTCCGACAGCGAAAGGTCTGCTCTAGACACCTATATAGCTGTAACAGGTCAGGAGCCGTCGGAAGCTATTCCTTTGTTGCGCCGTTCCCAATGGAATGTACAG ATCAAATCGAAGATCGCTATCTCCAAGTTTTTCGATGGGGAAGGCCCAGACCCTGTCGAAGAAGCCCGTGCAGCTCTCAatacccctcctcctcgacctAATCGTCAAACCCAAAATCTCATGACAGATGACCTCACCGCAAACTTCTCCTCGGCTGTGCGTGCCGCCGATCCTGCTCCCCGAGTTGAGACTCAACCAGAAGGACAACCGGTTTATCGTCCGCCTTTACTACTAGCTCTTCTATTTACCCCAATCAACCTTCTATACCGATTACTTTACAGTTCCTTCCGCCTCTTTGGAGCACtattccctttccttccccgtTTCTTCAATACAACAGCAAGCTCAGCTCTTCATGGTACACGACTGAACACGAATGGACGCCGGCCACTGGGACCCAAAGACACAGCTGCCAGGTTCATTCGAGAGTTTGAGGAGGAATATGGTACCAACACGCTGCCTTTCTTGGAAAATGGATACAATATGGCCCTAGAAAAAGCGCACCGGGACCTCAAATTTCTTCTCGTGGTTCTCCTGGCTCCTGAACATGATGACACGAACGGTTGGGTCCGGGATACCCTCTTGTCCCGGGAGGTCATAGACTTTGTCAATGACCCGCAGAACAACATCATTGTTTGGGGAGGCAATGTGCAGGATTCGGAGGCATATCAGGTTGCCAACTCTCTTCGATGCACCAAGTTCCCCTTCGCAGCTGCCATTGTTCACACTCCCAATGTATCATCGACGGCCATGTCCGTCGTCTCTAGAATATCCGGAACTACTTCACCATCAGAATTTATTGAGAAACTCCGAACCGCCATCTCACAGCACAAGGAGCCTCTAGAGAGGATCGGGGCCGCTCGGGCCGAGCAGCAGGCCTCCCGCAGTCTACGGGAACAGCAAGACTCCGCCTACGAGCGTTCATTAGCCATTGACCGAGAGCGAGCGAGACAAAGACGGGAAGCCGAGGCTGCTAGACAACGGGAGGAACAAGAGGCTGCTGAGCGCCAGGCCGCGGAGGAGAAGCGGCTCCACGATCTTGAGCAGTGGAAGCGTTGGCGGGTACAGGCTATCCCCGACGAACCGAGCGCGGATGTCAAAGATGCCGTTCGTGTTAGCATTCGACTGCCTTCGGGCGAGCGTGTGATTCGGAAGTTCGCGCCAGAAGCTGACCTTGAAGAGCTGTATGCATACGTTGAGTGCTATGATATCCTACAAGAGTCGCACGAGAAACCCACGGATGTTGAGAAACCAGATGGGTTTGAGCACCAGTACGGGTTTCGACTCGTTTCCCCTATGCCCCGGGCTGTATATGAAGTTAGTGCCGGAGGGACTATCCGGGAGAAGATCGGTCGAGGAGGCAATCTCCTTGTCGAACCGATCGACGACGaaagtgatgaggaggaagaggaagagtcCTAG